The Paramisgurnus dabryanus chromosome 24, PD_genome_1.1, whole genome shotgun sequence genome contains the following window.
tgggttgatcttattcatattttctaggatgatagaagcactgcggacccaattatagcacttaaacatggaaaaagtcagatttttatgatatgccCCCTTTAAGATCCAATGCGTGCCTGCTTGTTCTAGTTTCAGTCTTTGACTAGAGAGGTTTTAAAAAGGGGTTTACGGCTTAATGACAAAagagaaatgtatttttcatcAATAACTTTTACTTGGAAAACCATCCATATAGTGCAGTACAGTTACAGTCCTACACAAAAATAGttttacaacaaaaaaacaGTATTATATCTTATCTTATGAAATTgaataaacgtttttgtttgATAGAGCTATGTGTATAAGGATCCCGTTTCTTATGTGTTTTAACAGTTGGTATTGCTAATGCATAACACATTTTATATGCATAACAAATTTATATCTTCGCATACGGCAaacaatatattttcaaatataatttgaaatatatttaaaaaaattgccaaaaaatgtgctaaaatatattttgaaatatgtttacaaaaatgaaatatgtttgaagtagggatgctaaacaattaatcgcgattaatcgttagcagaataaaagtttttgtttacatcacatatgtgtgtaaactgtgtataataaatatgtatatatataaatatgaacacattcatgtataattttaagaaaaaaaattatatattaagtatttatatttatatataatataaattatacataaatatacaaatgtatatacacatgtaaacatttctaaaacatagaaacatgtgtacatttatttatacaaagctattatacacagttcacacacatatatgatgtaaacaaaaacttttattctgccaacgattaatcgcgattaatcgttaagcatccttAGTTTGAAGtattatttgaaatatatttaaaaaaaataaataggcctatattttaaagcatttatattcacgtcgcattgaaagaaaaactttgtatgttacaaacctgtaaacataatcgtttgaaaagattaaaaataaatatattttcaactgcaaaaatatactatACTTGTACTTTATACATgtaatacaaacttttatattttggccaggaaaaaaatagtttttgccCTATTGGTtgtaaaattataaatgtatttgttgcccctgaaatacattttgaaatatatgtttatatatgaaggttaaaacaaaatattttttcaaattccaagaaatattttatattttgtataattactgtaaaagaaatccgtagaaattaaaatgttattacagctgggttgccggtaatttaccgtagatttaaatttatattatttactggcaagagtttgttcaaagttaaatacattttaaatattaacaagtcattatctttaaagaataaatatacaataacagcctcatgcaaagcattctgggaaccagaaatcatcattaACCTTTTTCTgatttttgcttcagattttgtttcccagaatgttttgctttatgctgttttttagttttactctgtaaagacaaagacttgtaaatgtttaatgttcatttaacttttaacaaaattttgccagtaaataacataaatttaaatctacggtaaattaccggcaacccagttGTAAAAGTAAAGTATTTATATGTCAAGCTGAAGCTACTATAGATGTAGGAATAGTGTGGTAAAATGTCCACAGCATGTTACTAAGTAAAATTATGCTATTTAAAGCCGTTTTTCACACTGGTGACTGTGTCGATGTGGTTATTGGCTTTATTTTTTTGGAGGTTTCAAATGCTAGTGCttcaacaataaaaaaacattgactGAAAGTGCAACAAAAAATACCTGAGGGTAACCTAAAATGCTGTGAAATAATTCATGTCATTTGTGGCAGGCTTCGAAGTTGAATCTCAGAACTGTGCGTGAAATTGAGAGCAGGTCGCTGAGCCGTAACCTTGACCCAGTTTCCTTCAGCTCTAATCTAGTTCAGATTCACTAGTTTTTTAAACAGACCCGTGTCTTATGGGTTCATAATTACCACAAAATAATACATGGTATGTTTGATAAAAAGCTTAATGTACCACGCATCAGCTCCAAACACAGCTTTTCTTCTTACATCCTCAGATGTCCCCATCCCCATCTTTGTCTCCCTAAACGTTTTGTCTTTGTCTTTTGGacctgttttttaaatattttaaatgcttttaataAGTACCCCACTATTGATGCAAATCTGTTAAAACTTGTTCATGATAACCACTTCTGCAAAAGTTATaaaattttctgtttattttacttaaataaaatataaaattgtacttttattaataaaatgttttcactTTAAAGCAGTACatacaataaatatttaattttagcagtattttttttttaagaaaaaatatttatacaaatttaaaCCATTTAAAGGAGCCATAGGATAAAAAACGCATTTGTTTCCTCATTTTTATGCAAACCTTATGCATGcaaagactgctggaaaacaggccaatctcaacataacactgaCTGTGACCGTCGAGATGTACGTCCCAAGCGTTATATGctaattaatgctatatgctagcatttaggctgaagttttactattgactttacagttacgttttgcatgTCCATACTAAATAAAAAGatcaaacttaccactcagaaacgtccattaacaatttCCAAACAATTTGTTGGTCCTCAAAATCTCCGGCTCAAACAtttaaggtctgtttactaatgtgagctactgacatgagcctcagagcagagcaatcagagcagagctcaacattattattcatgaaccttccaaatagggcaaaaatagaccattatATTCAAAGGAAAAACatttctggatcatttttgcacttaattaagttacataccttctatgtaaatatcaaagaacaatttaacacattatatgcactttttggcacctttaacaaaACATGGAAAATTGCCATTCTATAATGGTTAGGGTGGGCATTTAGCCCCAATAATAGGTATGCTTCATATTACTATTCATATTATGATGATATTATTCGTGATCTTTATTGTAATTTTGTAGAGACATCTTGTGGGAGTTGAAGAATATTGCACATTTTATATAACCACTTAAATTTTTCAAAAGTAGAGATATACTGTATAAATGCTTCTCCTTTGCTAGTATTTAATAGAGAtgtgtattttttccacagaaTAACTATCTTGTGTTTATGGCCGAGCTCTTCTGGTGGCTCGAGGTCGTAAAGCCGGCTTTCGTTCAGGCACAGGTGTTAGACACTGAAGGTAATCTACTAGctgtttttttcttatttttgttGACCTTTACATTTGTCTATTACATTCATTGCACAAATTACATTTGATTTTTAGCACCAGCCCCCACACTTAAAAACCTGCCATCTGTACCCATCTCAAAAGTCACAAAGAGGAGTTTCATAGAAAGACCTCCTAGTCCAGACAGGCCAAGGTATTGAAAATCTCCCCCTACTTACTTATTTACTTTGAATGTTTGTAGCTGCCTAAATggtcattttatatattgttgcTTTATATACTTTCTATCTCTTTATATATGTACTTGTGCGCTTAGTAGTTCTCTACATTGCATTGTTTTGTCTTGTCTGTGCATTGTACATggtaaaaaaaatgacattgacttttttatgtttaagtcTCCCTCTCCGACCTCAACCACAGACTTCAGGCTCAGGTAAACAGATTTGAGATGACAATCAACTTTATAAGTAcgatattaaaatacatttggtggCATATACTCTAACTCCATCATATGTGCTATACAGGTCAGATTAAGAGATCAACCTCAATGTCATTTGTGGAGAGCTTCATGGGCACTTGGCCCAAAGAAAAGAAGTAAGTGAAAGTTATGAAAAAGATATGAAGCTTATGAAGTTAAAAACTATTTGCCGTTGGATCCTACCCATGTCTTATTTGTGCCTTCATAGGTCTGCTCCTCAGGGAGTGTCCTTTGAAATCCCATTTGATAGAGACAGCACTAGTGAAACGCCTACTTCAACTGGCCGAGGGATGACCCGATCTGCCAGCACAGAAGGTTTTAAGATGGCCCTTGGGACCAGGGGCATCAAGAGAAACCTTTCTTTTCAGCCTGTCAATGGAAAGAACATAGGCATAGAGGAGGAGGACGGCTGCCCTGATAGCCTGACGGGAAATCTTAACGGTCGTCTAAATGGCTCAGGGCCACCCAGCATTGAAGAGGCTCTTGAGATTATCCACAACTCTGAGAAAAAGTCACAAAGCCCCAAGGCCCATGCGTCCAATGAGGGTTTCTTTCTTCATCTCCACAACCAAGATGAACTGATCCCAAAAGCAAAAGAAGGAAATGTGGACTCAATTTCAGAGTCGTCCAAAGGGATTGACAGCACATCAACCACAGAAGTTGATACAGGCATTCATGTGCGGACAGAGGACATTCAAGAGACGCTAGATGAGGACTCATCCCTTAGGGATTGTACTGTAAGCATGGATCTTGACACAGATCAAGACTATGAGGCCAGAACCTGCTCAACAAGCCCGTGTCCCAGTAACATCAGTGGAAAGTCCCCTGCTGGAAGTACCCCAACCCCTGCCCTCACACCTGGGGTTAAGATGACCAGTTTTGCAGAGCAAAAGTTACGTAAACTGAATCCAAATTTGGAGGCCAAAGGTGCCAGCTCCCAAGGCACAACACCAGACAGTTCAGACCTCAACATTCCTCACTCTGTCTCCTGGGCGCCTTCGCCCGAGGTGAGCCCTGCACGCCAGCCGTCCAAAGACCCTGCCCAGGCCATGGCTGCTGAAATGGTGCAGCTGCGTATGAGACTTGAGGAGAAACGTCGTGCCATCGAGGCCCAAAAGAAGAAAGTGGAGGCTGCCTTTACTCGACATCGTCAAAAGATGGGACGTAGTGCTTTCCTCACCGTGGTCAAGAGGAAAGGTGATGCCACGTCACCGTATCCCAGCTCAGAGGAAAGCAAAATTCCTGCGGAGACACCCCAGCCCATCAAGTCTCCGCAGAAGTCTCCAGGTGAGGACGGCACATCTGAAGCAGACCTCGTGGAGTACACACGCTCCATTGAGAAGCTTAACGCTTCTCTGAGTTTCCTACAAGCCGAGATGCAACGTCTTGCTCAACAACAGGAGCTTATCATGCAGATGCGGGAGCAACAGGCCTGGGTGGTGTCTGCACCTCAACCTTCACCACAAAAACAGGTGCGAGATCTCCGAGGGAGCGGGACACGCTCTTCAGGGTCACCCTCACCTGCAGATTCCCCTAGGGCTACACAACTCTCCCCTACAAACCTTAAGAGAAAGTCCGCTTCCTTCCATTCCAAGACCCCAAGGACACCCAGACCAAATGAGCTAAAGATCACACCCTTCAACCGAGTCCTTACTGTTCCTCAGTCAGTTGACAGCATACCACGGCTCAGAAGGTTCTCCCCATCTCAGCCCGAATCCTGCTCCTTTTCATATTTGGGACATAAGAAGAAACCACCATCAGGAGCTGAAACCACAGACGCTGAACAAGACCTTGGCCTGGAGTCGCTGTCTATTGAGCATTCTTCTGGTGATATTACCTCACCAACCAAAGAAACCCAACAGCTAGAAGAAGTTGAGCCAAATGGGGAGAATGAACAAGTAGAAGAAATAGGTCCATCGGATGAGAACAAGCCTGCAATGGAATCGAATGTATCAGAGGTGTTATCACAGTTTGTAACTGAAACAGTCATTGTCACTCCCACCGAGAAGCCAATTGACATCACCCATCAGAGCAACAAGAATCTGATTGAGGTTCCTTTGTCCATCCTCAAGCCCATAGATGGACAAGCACTGGAAGAGGAAGGCGAGAAGGAAATATCAGGAGAAAATCAGGATGATGATCAGAAAATGAGCTGTGGATTCTTCTTCAAGGTAAACATCTCAATTACTATTGCTCATCCCTGGAATTAAGGATTAAAAGAAGGCTCAGGACAATGTAGTGATATGACCATAACCACAATCTTTAATACTTATAGCAGCAGTAAAGTTGCTGAAAGAGGTTAGCTTGGGACAGAACTTAGTGCATATTTATAATGCAGATGTTTGATCTAGGTCAGAAAACTGGggcaaataaataatttagttttaaatgtcAGCGTTATGCTGCCTGAATAGTGTAGCAGCTTTATGTTTTTGTCTGGTTCACTTTAGACTTGTATAGCACCATCAAAAGCTCTAGTTAATAGGGTAACAATAAATattgaaatcattttaatatcACAAATGGTATATGATGCTttgaatacataaaaaaatgtacagtcTAAAGCTAGAAGTATAGTCCTGTTTTTAGGCATACGCGCGGGTCCGCTGTctactgcactgcaaaaaattattttctagaaaaaaaattcttagtatgtttgtcttgttttagtaaaaatatctaaaaattcttaaattaagatgctttttctttatgagcaaaacgacccaagaaattaattcattttttgtgattttcacaaaagtttcacaaaatgccttccaggaaaattttctattaaaaatatataaacatacaaatttatcaaatgaaagaacagaccctctgctttcaaacaaacaataaacaaacaaaacgggaaaaaacgTTTCTTCCtatctgtatttttttctcttaaatttgggtatttttctttaaaaatacaaatttgttagcaaaaagctgaaataattgcatttttgtgagatcagattcagaacgattatcaaaacatacacagagtttaaaattattaaataacatttttgcgtaattttttttcataaattgggtaagtgcgcctacactgcaaaaactgattttcaagaaaaaaaattcttagtatttttgtcttgttttcagtaaaaatatctaaaaaattttaaattaagatgctttttctttatgagcaaaacgacccaagaaaataattaatttttgtgattttcacaaaagtttcacaaaatgctttccaggaaaattttctattaaaaatatataaacatacaaatatatcatatgaaagaacagaccctctgctttcaaacaaacaataaacaaacaaaacgggaaaaaaaacgtttcatcctatctatattttttttaaacttttaaatttgggtatttttctttaaaaatacaaatttgttagcaaaaagctgaaataattgcatttttgtgagatcagattcagaacgattatcaaaacatacacagagtttaaaattattaaataacatttttgcttcattttttttcataaattgggtaagtgcgcctacactgcaaaaaaagatttttaagaaaaaaaaatcttagtatttttgtcttgttttcaataaaaatatctaaaaattcttaaattaagatgtttttcttgatgaggaaagcaacccaagaaaataaggcTTGtttgaagtgattttgtgcattaaacaagcaaaaaaatcgtgAAAATTTTtcctaaacactaaattcaagaaaaattcaagaaaaatctacttaccccattggcagattttttttgctttgttttatgcacaaaatcacttaaatttgatattttttgtataaaaactagacttattttcttgggtcgttttcctcatcaagaaaaagcatcttaatttaaacatttgtagacatttttactgaaaacaagacaaaaatacggagaatttttttgttaaatatatatatatatatatttgcagtgtataattgcagtattgcagattaacataaaaattcatcaggaaaacattttttatgcaaatgttttctcttaattgatgagataactagTCAGTGGTAAAGAAAGAGTTAATATCGTGCAGCCCCTTATTTCGTGCAGTGCAGCCCTCAAATTAATTTGCCCTTGGATATTGATAAAGTCAAATATTCACATAAAATTCAAATTCCAAGCTGTAATTTACGAAAAATTTAATAGTAATAacatatgtaaggaataattgacgacgggccattgaattataagaaaataatggaCACACAATTTGCAATGCaccgtgggtgtgcattattttcaaataattcaaaggaccggagtcaattattcctcttataccacggttaccaaaaatattgcccaggtgcctatttttaagacatttgacaagttatgtgtgcggttatcagaaatgaatgcatacccacggaacatttctcagccaatcagaatacagcattcaacagacccgtggtataaataattataatacacTTTAGCATACAAATTAACAGATACGTGTGATGTCCATTTTTATGATGCCTTTATGTGACGTCAGGATGATAAGAAGGAAGAGGACAGCATGGCCATAAAGCGAGCGGCACTTTTGGAGAAACGGCTGAGAAGAGAACGAGAAACTCAGCAGAGGAAACAGCAGCTGGAGGCGGAGCTTGAACAAAAGAAAGAGGAGGCCAGGTAACACCCAGTCCGGCTGTCAATCACTGTGCATAAGCCCCTCCCCCTAGTCTCTCATTTCAATATCTCTCCTACCACAGGTTGAAAGCAGAGGAGGACCGCATGAAGAAGGAAGAAGATAAAGCCCGGCGAGAGTTTATCAAGCAAGAGTACCTGAGGAGAAAACAGCTGAAACTTATGGAAGACATGGACACGCTTGTTAAACAGAGGCCTGCGGGAGCCAAGCAGAGAAAACCAAGGCCCAAATCCATCCACAGAGATGTGCTGGACTCACCCAGGACTCCTGTTAAGGGGACGGCAGGTAAAAGCCCAAAACTGCATGCTTTGTGCTACTCTCAGACTTTAACTTACGCAGTTCACTGCATCCTTCTGTATTTGCTTCTAACAAATTTAACACCATGACACCTCAAAACTAATGAGATTCTGCTAAATCTTTTCCTGAGCAATGCTTTACAACCTCTGTCTTCGATCTATACCATCACTTGCTAATAAATATCTATTCTAACCAATGAATTAacaactacactgcaaaaaaatgttttttaagaaaaaaaaattcttagtatttttgtcttgttttcagtaaaattatctaaaaattcttaaataaagatgcttttttttggatgagcaaaacgacccaaataagtctagttttaagaccaaaaatatcaaattgtgattttgtgcataaaaatctaagcaaaaaatcattaaatcattttaaaacattaaattcaagaaaaattcaagataAAATACACGCAGTGAACCGTACTATTATGAGAGTAACACAAAGTTCAGTGGGTTTGCTGTTGTTTTGTAACTGTGAGTCTTGTGtcgtttttctgtttttgcGCCCAGGTTCACGCCCTCGTGTTTTTTCAGTGTCAAGCCTGTCTCTGGCATCACTTAACCTCGGAGACAATGACAGCGTCGGATCAGAGCGGAAAACGCCCAGGTAAGCAGCACTTGGTTCCTGTTGCTGAAAAGCGTgaattttgtaaaatgtataccttgaattCACCGAAAATGTAGTTTAGTGTATTTGGGTCAATGATTTGacgttaataattttgtgtccgtatggttcaattaaatgtaaaagggttaacatttcaaaataaattggcagattacttgcatacattgtCTTTTTTGAGG
Protein-coding sequences here:
- the camsap2a gene encoding calmodulin-regulated spectrin-associated protein 2a isoform X1, which encodes MGDLTDSRDLKKTFIVPAIKSFDNYDFNKAKTRASLTWLVAKAFGTDIVPEELREPFYKDQYEQEHLKPPVAGLLLSAELYCRAGSLILKSDAAKPLLGHDAVIQALAQKGLYVTDQERLVTERDLQKKPIQMTAHLAMIDTLMMAYTVETVSVEKVMTCMKQYSTDDPDGDVPYDTEDAVTSWMNKVNEYLKEIIMQEQRRREAQSAEPVENPKSPTKWYMKLVPARYRKEQVLSKTVPWIPPVDNLLKDSTDGCALAALLHFYCPATISLEDICLKETMSLADSLYNLQLIQDFCRENFNRCCHFSLEDMLYAHSSIKNNYLVFMAELFWWLEVVKPAFVQAQVLDTEAPAPTLKNLPSVPISKVTKRSFIERPPSPDRPSLPLRPQPQTSGSGQIKRSTSMSFVESFMGTWPKEKKSAPQGVSFEIPFDRDSTSETPTSTGRGMTRSASTEGFKMALGTRGIKRNLSFQPVNGKNIGIEEEDGCPDSLTGNLNGRLNGSGPPSIEEALEIIHNSEKKSQSPKAHASNEGFFLHLHNQDELIPKAKEGNVDSISESSKGIDSTSTTEVDTGIHVRTEDIQETLDEDSSLRDCTVSMDLDTDQDYEARTCSTSPCPSNISGKSPAGSTPTPALTPGVKMTSFAEQKLRKLNPNLEAKGASSQGTTPDSSDLNIPHSVSWAPSPEVSPARQPSKDPAQAMAAEMVQLRMRLEEKRRAIEAQKKKVEAAFTRHRQKMGRSAFLTVVKRKGDATSPYPSSEESKIPAETPQPIKSPQKSPGEDGTSEADLVEYTRSIEKLNASLSFLQAEMQRLAQQQELIMQMREQQAWVVSAPQPSPQKQVRDLRGSGTRSSGSPSPADSPRATQLSPTNLKRKSASFHSKTPRTPRPNELKITPFNRVLTVPQSVDSIPRLRRFSPSQPESCSFSYLGHKKKPPSGAETTDAEQDLGLESLSIEHSSGDITSPTKETQQLEEVEPNGENEQVEEIGPSDENKPAMESNVSEVLSQFVTETVIVTPTEKPIDITHQSNKNLIEVPLSILKPIDGQALEEEGEKEISGENQDDDQKMSCGFFFKDDKKEEDSMAIKRAALLEKRLRRERETQQRKQQLEAELEQKKEEARLKAEEDRMKKEEDKARREFIKQEYLRRKQLKLMEDMDTLVKQRPAGAKQRKPRPKSIHRDVLDSPRTPVKGTAGSRPRVFSVSSLSLASLNLGDNDSVGSERKTPSRSDSADGCLSPTRSGSRNGDKDWENGSTTSSLTSNTEYTGPKLYKVPSAKSNKHIIQNALAHCCLAGKVNEGQKNKILEEMDKSEANNFLILFRDSGCQFRSVYTYCPDSEEINKLTGIGPKTISRKMIDGLYKYNSDRKQFSQIPAKTMSASVDAITIQSHLWQTKKPGTPKKVAAVKS
- the camsap2a gene encoding calmodulin-regulated spectrin-associated protein 2a isoform X2; this translates as MGDLTDSRDLKKTFIVPAIKSFDNYDFNKAKTRASLTWLVAKAFGTDIVPEELREPFYKDQYEQEHLKPPVAGLLLSAELYCRAGSLILKSDAAKPLLGHDAVIQALAQKGLYVTDQERLVTERDLQKKPIQMTAHLAMIDTLMMAYTVETVSVEKVMTCMKQYSTDDPDGDVPYDTEDAVTSWMNKVNEYLKEIIMQEQRRREAQSAEPVENPKSPTKWYMKLVPARYRKEQVLSKTVPWIPPVDNLLKDSTDGCALAALLHFYCPATISLEDICLKETMSLADSLYNLQLIQDFCRENFNRCCHFSLEDMLYAHSSIKNNYLVFMAELFWWLEVVKPAFVQAQVLDTEAPAPTLKNLPSVPISKVTKRSFIERPPSPDRPSLPLRPQPQTSGSGQIKRSTSMSFVESFMGTWPKEKKSAPQGVSFEIPFDRDSTSETPTSTGRGMTRSASTEGFKMALGTRGIKRNLSFQPVNGKNIGIEEEDGCPDSLTGNLNGRLNGSGPPSIEEALEIIHNSEKKSQSPKAHASNEGFFLHLHNQDELIPKAKEGNVDSISESSKGIDSTSTTEVDTGIHVRTEDIQETLDEDSSLRDCTVSMDLDTDQDYEARTCSTSPCPSNISGKSPAGSTPTPALTPGVKMTSFAEQKLRKLNPNLEAKGASSQGTTPDSSDLNIPHSVSWAPSPEVSPARQPSKDPAQAMAAEMVQLRMRLEEKRRAIEAQKKKVEAAFTRHRQKMGRSAFLTVVKRKGDATSPYPSSEESKIPAETPQPIKSPQKSPGEDGTSEADLVEYTRSIEKLNASLSFLQAEMQRLAQQQELIMQMREQQAWVVSAPQPSPQKQVRDLRGSGTRSSGSPSPADSPRATQLSPTNLKRKSASFHSKTPRTPRPNELKITPFNRVLTVPQSVDSIPRLRRFSPSQPESCSFSYLGHKKKPPSGAETTDAEQDLGLESLSIEHSSGDITSPTKETQQLEEVEPNGENEQVEEIGPSDENKPAMESNVSEVLSQFVTETVIVTPTEKPIDITHQSNKNLIEVPLSILKPIDGQALEEEGEKEISGENQDDDQKMSCGFFFKDDKKEEDSMAIKRAALLEKRLRRERETQQRKQQLEAELEQKKEEARLKAEEDRMKKEEDKARREFIKQEYLRRKQLKLMEDMDTLVKQRPAGAKQRKPRPKSIHRDVLDSPRTPVKGTAGSRPRVFSVSSLSLASLNLGDNDSVGSERKTPRSDSADGCLSPTRSGSRNGDKDWENGSTTSSLTSNTEYTGPKLYKVPSAKSNKHIIQNALAHCCLAGKVNEGQKNKILEEMDKSEANNFLILFRDSGCQFRSVYTYCPDSEEINKLTGIGPKTISRKMIDGLYKYNSDRKQFSQIPAKTMSASVDAITIQSHLWQTKKPGTPKKVAAVKS
- the camsap2a gene encoding calmodulin-regulated spectrin-associated protein 2a isoform X3 yields the protein MGDLTDSRDLKKTFIVPAIKSFDNYDFNKAKTRASLTWLVAKAFGTDIVPEELREPFYKDQYEQEHLKPPVAGLLLSAELYCRAGSLILKSDAAKPLLGHDAVIQALAQKGLYVTDQERLVTERDLQKKPIQMTAHLAMIDTLMMAYTVETVSVEKVMTCMKQYSTDDPDGDVPYDTEDAVTSWMNKVNEYLKEIIMQEQRRREAQSAEPVENPKSPTKWYMKLVPARYRKEQVLSKTVPWIPPVDNLLKDSTDGCALAALLHFYCPATISLEDICLKETMSLADSLYNLQLIQDFCRENFNRCCHFSLEDMLYAHSSIKNNYLVFMAELFWWLEVVKPAFVQAQVLDTEAPAPTLKNLPSVPISKVTKRSFIERPPSPDRPSLPLRPQPQTSGSGQIKRSTSMSFVESFMGTWPKEKKSAPQGVSFEIPFDRDSTSETPTSTGRGMTRSASTEGFKMALGTRGIKRNLSFQPVNGKNIGIEEEDGCPDSLTGNLNGRLNGSGPPSIEEALEIIHNSEKKSQSPKAHASNEGFFLHLHNQDELIPKAKEGNVDSISESSKGIDSTSTTEVDTGIHVRTEDIQETLDEDSSLRDCTVSMDLDTDQDYEARTCSTSPCPSNISGKSPAGSTPTPALTPGVKMTSFAEQKLRKLNPNLEAKGASSQGTTPDSSDLNIPHSVSWAPSPEVSPARQPSKDPAQAMAAEMVQLRMRLEEKRRAIEAQKKKVEAAFTRHRQKMGRSAFLTVVKRKGDATSPYPSSEESKIPAETPQPIKSPQKSPGEDGTSEADLVEYTRSIEKLNASLSFLQAEMQRLAQQQELIMQMREQQAWVVSAPQPSPQKQVRDLRGSGTRSSGSPSPADSPRATQLSPTNLKRKSASFHSKTPRTPRPNELKITPFNRVLTVPQSVDSIPRLRRFSPSQPESCSFSYLGHKKKPPSGAETTDAEQDLGLESLSIEHSSGDITSPTKETQQLEEVEPNGENEQVEEIGPSDENKPAMESNVSEVLSQFVTETVIVTPTEKPIDITHQSNKNLIEVPLSILKPIDGQALEEEGEKEISGENQDDDQKMSCGFFFKDDKKEEDSMAIKRAALLEKRLRRERETQQRKQQLEAELEQKKEEARLKAEEDRMKKEEDKARREFIKQEYLRRKQLKLMEDMDTLVKQRPAGAKQRKPRPKSIHRDVLDSPRTPVKGTAVSSLSLASLNLGDNDSVGSERKTPSRSDSADGCLSPTRSGSRNGDKDWENGSTTSSLTSNTEYTGPKLYKVPSAKSNKHIIQNALAHCCLAGKVNEGQKNKILEEMDKSEANNFLILFRDSGCQFRSVYTYCPDSEEINKLTGIGPKTISRKMIDGLYKYNSDRKQFSQIPAKTMSASVDAITIQSHLWQTKKPGTPKKVAAVKS
- the camsap2a gene encoding calmodulin-regulated spectrin-associated protein 2a isoform X4, producing MGDLTDSRDLKKTFIVPAIKSFDNYDFNKAKTRASLTWLVAKAFGTDIVPEELREPFYKDQYEQEHLKPPVAGLLLSAELYCRAGSLILKSDAAKPLLGHDAVIQALAQKGLYVTDQERLVTERDLQKKPIQMTAHLAMIDTLMMAYTVETVSVEKVMTCMKQYSTDDPDGDVPYDTEDAVTSWMNKVNEYLKEIIMQEQRRREAQSAEPVENPKSPTKWYMKLVPARYRKEQVLSKTVPWIPPVDNLLKDSTDGCALAALLHFYCPATISLEDICLKETMSLADSLYNLQLIQDFCRENFNRCCHFSLEDMLYAHSSIKNNYLVFMAELFWWLEVVKPAFVQAQVLDTEAPAPTLKNLPSVPISKVTKRSFIERPPSPDRPSLPLRPQPQTSGSGQIKRSTSMSFVESFMGTWPKEKKSAPQGVSFEIPFDRDSTSETPTSTGRGMTRSASTEGFKMALGTRGIKRNLSFQPVNGKNIGIEEEDGCPDSLTGNLNGRLNGSGPPSIEEALEIIHNSEKKSQSPKAHASNEGFFLHLHNQDELIPKAKEGNVDSISESSKGIDSTSTTEVDTGIHVRTEDIQETLDEDSSLRDCTVSMDLDTDQDYEARTCSTSPCPSNISGKSPAGSTPTPALTPGVKMTSFAEQKLRKLNPNLEAKGASSQGTTPDSSDLNIPHSVSWAPSPEVSPARQPSKDPAQAMAAEMVQLRMRLEEKRRAIEAQKKKVEAAFTRHRQKMGRSAFLTVVKRKGDATSPYPSSEESKIPAETPQPIKSPQKSPGEDGTSEADLVEYTRSIEKLNASLSFLQAEMQRLAQQQELIMQMREQQAWVVSAPQPSPQKQVRDLRGSGTRSSGSPSPADSPRATQLSPTNLKRKSASFHSKTPRTPRPNELKITPFNRVLTVPQSVDSIPRLRRFSPSQPESCSFSYLGHKKKPPSGAETTDAEQDLGLESLSIEHSSGDITSPTKETQQLEEVEPNGENEQVEEIGPSDENKPAMESNVSEVLSQFVTETVIVTPTEKPIDITHQSNKNLIEVPLSILKPIDGQALEEEGEKEISGENQDDDQKMSCGFFFKDDKKEEDSMAIKRAALLEKRLRRERETQQRKQQLEAELEQKKEEARLKAEEDRMKKEEDKARREFIKQEYLRRKQLKLMEDMDTLVKQRPAGAKQRKPRPKSIHRDVLDSPRTPVKGTAVSSLSLASLNLGDNDSVGSERKTPRSDSADGCLSPTRSGSRNGDKDWENGSTTSSLTSNTEYTGPKLYKVPSAKSNKHIIQNALAHCCLAGKVNEGQKNKILEEMDKSEANNFLILFRDSGCQFRSVYTYCPDSEEINKLTGIGPKTISRKMIDGLYKYNSDRKQFSQIPAKTMSASVDAITIQSHLWQTKKPGTPKKVAAVKS